In Alphaproteobacteria bacterium, the following proteins share a genomic window:
- a CDS encoding formate/nitrite transporter family protein, whose product MDPDSDPDSRPNTDANKKEPARHFGFVEAYSPPEMAAKVRDVGVAKGRMPLVPLLCLGLLAGAFISFGAMLFTLTMTGNELGFGPGRLLGGLAFSLGLVLVIVGGAELFTGNNLVAMAWADGKVGTASLLRNWVLVYCANFAGAVATALMVHLSGILSLDGGGVGRTALAIAQSKQSLGFVEAFTRGVLANALVCLAVWLCTSTSRTSGKIMAIIFPISAFVALGFEHSIANMYFLAVAWFDQPQSVSLAGVWANLLPVTLGNIVGGSVFVALIYWLIYLRPGGSAD is encoded by the coding sequence ATGGACCCAGACTCCGACCCCGACTCCCGCCCGAACACGGACGCTAACAAAAAGGAACCGGCCCGGCACTTCGGATTTGTCGAAGCCTACTCACCGCCGGAGATGGCGGCAAAGGTCCGCGATGTGGGGGTGGCCAAGGGCCGCATGCCCCTGGTCCCGCTGCTGTGCCTGGGGCTGCTGGCCGGCGCCTTCATATCCTTTGGCGCCATGCTCTTCACCCTGACCATGACCGGCAATGAACTGGGCTTCGGACCGGGCCGGCTGTTGGGCGGGCTGGCCTTCTCGTTAGGTCTGGTGCTGGTCATCGTCGGTGGGGCCGAGCTCTTTACCGGCAACAATCTGGTGGCCATGGCCTGGGCTGACGGCAAGGTCGGCACCGCTTCCCTGCTGCGCAACTGGGTGCTGGTCTATTGCGCCAACTTCGCCGGCGCCGTGGCCACCGCGCTGATGGTTCACCTGTCGGGCATCCTGTCGCTCGATGGCGGCGGTGTCGGCCGGACCGCCCTGGCCATCGCCCAGAGCAAACAGTCGCTGGGCTTCGTTGAGGCCTTTACTCGCGGCGTTCTGGCCAATGCGCTGGTCTGCCTGGCGGTATGGCTGTGCACCTCCACCAGCCGCACATCCGGCAAGATCATGGCCATCATCTTCCCCATCAGCGCCTTCGTCGCCCTGGGGTTCGAGCATTCCATCGCCAACATGTATTTCCTGGCGGTCGCCTGGTTCGACCAGCCGCAGTCGGTCAGCCTGGCCGGCGTGTGGGCCAATCTGCTGCCCGTCACGCTCGGCAATATCGTCGGCGGCAGCGTCTTTGTGGCGCTGATTTACTGGCTGATTTATCTGCGGCCCGGCGGCTCTGCCGATTGA
- a CDS encoding peptidylprolyl isomerase: MAVEATDAANDEAENTLHMELKDGMVVIRMRPDLAPGHCARIRDLVRQKFYDGLAFHRVIDGFMAQTGDPRGDGTGGSGQRLPAEFSQEAHRRGTVSMARSSNPNSADSQFFICFADHSHLDGQYTVWGQVVSGMEHVDSIKQGSGANGMVSDPDCMISVRVAADAA, translated from the coding sequence ATGGCAGTCGAGGCAACGGACGCGGCAAACGACGAAGCGGAAAACACCCTCCACATGGAACTGAAGGATGGCATGGTCGTCATTCGCATGCGGCCCGATCTGGCGCCCGGTCATTGCGCCCGGATCCGCGACTTGGTGCGGCAGAAATTCTATGACGGTCTGGCCTTTCACCGGGTGATCGATGGCTTCATGGCCCAGACCGGCGATCCGCGGGGCGATGGCACCGGTGGCTCCGGCCAGCGGCTGCCGGCGGAGTTCTCCCAGGAAGCGCATCGTCGCGGCACGGTTTCCATGGCCCGCTCGTCCAATCCCAACAGCGCCGACAGCCAGTTCTTCATCTGTTTTGCCGACCACAGCCACCTGGACGGTCAGTACACAGTGTGGGGGCAGGTGGTTTCCGGCATGGAGCACGTTGATTCCATCAAGCAGGGCAGCGGGGCCAACGGCATGGTGAGCGACCCCGACTGCATGATTTCGGTGCGGGTCGCGGCGGACGCTGCCTGA
- a CDS encoding VOC family protein, giving the protein MTEPATPALDGQVTFLYADDPDATWPFYEEVLRLPLALDQGLCRIYRTGPSSYLGVCGVRPGRQSNPAGVVVSLLTADVDGWHKRLQAAAIVIEGPPVLHRTFNVYGFFFRDPNGYLLEFQEFRDTAWPGNTAGDQRS; this is encoded by the coding sequence ATGACAGAGCCGGCCACCCCCGCCCTCGACGGCCAGGTGACGTTTCTCTATGCCGACGATCCGGACGCCACCTGGCCGTTTTACGAAGAGGTGCTGCGCCTGCCCCTGGCCCTGGATCAGGGCCTGTGCCGCATCTATCGCACCGGCCCGTCGAGCTATCTTGGCGTCTGCGGCGTACGGCCCGGCCGCCAGAGCAACCCGGCCGGGGTCGTCGTGTCTCTGCTGACGGCGGATGTGGACGGTTGGCACAAGCGGTTGCAGGCGGCGGCCATAGTGATAGAAGGTCCGCCCGTCCTGCACAGAACCTTCAATGTCTACGGATTTTTCTTTCGCGATCCCAACGGCTATCTGCTGGAGTTTCAGGAGTTTCGCGATACCGCCTGGCCGGGGAACACGGCAGGCGATCAGAGGTCATGA
- a CDS encoding aminotransferase yields the protein MKPANTVLSGYGTSVFEVMSRLAMAHGAINLGQGFPEDDGPEDIRQVAADSLFAHSNQYPPMQGLAELRQAVADHGARLYGLTADPASEVLVTSGATQALAASLMGLIEPGDEVVMLEPLFDTYMPVVRRAGGVPRLVRLTPPDWRLPEAALRAAFSERTKLILLNTPMNPACKVFSRSELTLIADLVQQHDALAVCDEVYEHLVYDGARHVPLMTLPGMRSRCVRIGSAGKAFSMTGWKVGYATAAPQVLAPIIKAHQFLAFATPPHLQRAVAFGLAKPDAYFHELRDGMALRRDILAQGLTAIGFDVLPCPGTYFLNAGYRPLGFNGDDEAFCRHITEEAGVTAVPVAAFYEATGPDATGRDVTGRSAVNGYARFCFAKRQDTLTEALDRLARHFGH from the coding sequence ATGAAACCGGCCAATACAGTCCTTTCCGGCTACGGAACCAGCGTCTTCGAGGTCATGAGCCGCCTGGCCATGGCCCATGGCGCGATCAATCTGGGCCAGGGATTCCCGGAGGATGACGGACCTGAGGATATCCGCCAGGTGGCCGCCGACAGCCTGTTTGCCCACTCCAACCAGTATCCGCCGATGCAGGGCCTGGCGGAGCTGCGTCAGGCGGTGGCCGATCATGGGGCGCGCCTCTATGGACTGACCGCCGATCCTGCCAGCGAGGTGCTGGTGACGTCCGGCGCGACCCAGGCGCTGGCCGCCAGCCTGATGGGACTGATCGAGCCTGGCGACGAAGTGGTCATGCTGGAGCCCCTGTTCGATACCTACATGCCGGTGGTGAGGCGGGCCGGGGGCGTGCCGCGGCTGGTGCGCCTGACGCCGCCGGACTGGCGCCTGCCGGAGGCGGCGCTGCGGGCAGCATTCTCCGAGCGCACCAAGCTGATTCTGCTCAACACGCCCATGAACCCCGCGTGCAAGGTGTTCAGCCGGTCCGAACTGACGCTGATTGCGGATCTGGTACAGCAGCACGATGCCCTGGCTGTATGCGACGAGGTCTATGAGCATCTGGTCTATGACGGCGCGCGGCACGTGCCGCTGATGACCCTGCCGGGTATGCGATCGCGGTGCGTGCGAATCGGCTCGGCCGGCAAGGCCTTTTCCATGACCGGCTGGAAGGTCGGCTACGCCACCGCCGCACCGCAGGTGCTGGCGCCGATTATCAAGGCGCATCAGTTCCTGGCCTTCGCCACGCCGCCACACCTGCAACGCGCCGTGGCCTTCGGCCTGGCCAAACCGGATGCCTATTTCCACGAGTTGCGCGATGGCATGGCGCTGCGCCGGGATATTCTGGCGCAGGGGCTGACCGCCATCGGTTTCGATGTCCTGCCTTGTCCCGGCACCTACTTTCTCAACGCCGGCTACCGGCCACTGGGCTTCAACGGCGATGACGAGGCGTTCTGCCGGCACATCACCGAAGAAGCGGGGGTGACCGCCGTTCCGGTTGCCGCCTTCTATGAAGCGACAGGCCCGGACGCGACGGGCCGGGACGTGACGGGCCGGTCGGCGGTCAATGGCTATGCCCGGTTCTGCTTCGCCAAGCGGCAGGATACCCTGACAGAGGCGTTGGATCGTCTGGCGCGCCATTTCGGTCACTGA
- a CDS encoding P-II family nitrogen regulator gives MKKIEAIIKPFKLDEVKEALSEIGLSGLTVTEARGFGRQKGHTELYRGAEYVVDFLPKVKIEVVVSDALADRAIEAIQQAAHTGRIGDGKIFVTAIEDAIRIRTGERGETAI, from the coding sequence ATGAAGAAAATTGAAGCCATCATCAAGCCCTTCAAGCTCGACGAAGTGAAGGAGGCGCTCAGCGAAATCGGCCTGTCTGGCCTGACCGTGACGGAGGCGCGTGGCTTTGGTCGCCAGAAAGGCCATACCGAACTCTATCGCGGCGCCGAGTATGTGGTCGACTTTCTGCCCAAGGTGAAGATCGAGGTGGTGGTCAGCGATGCCCTTGCCGACCGTGCCATCGAGGCCATCCAGCAAGCCGCTCATACAGGCCGCATCGGCGACGGCAAGATCTTCGTCACCGCCATCGAAGATGCCATCCGCATCCGCACCGGCGAGCGCGGCGAGACCGCCATCTGA
- the glnA gene encoding type I glutamate--ammonia ligase: MSSPDSIFQMIKDHDVKYIDLRFTDPRGKWQHMAHPISNFDESAFTDGLMFDGSSIAGWKAINESDMILLPDAGAATLDPFSAQTSLILFCDVIDPSTGQPYDRDPRSTAKRAEAYLASSGMGDTAFFGPEAEFFIFDDVRFDVAMNNTFYELYSEEGPYATGRVMAEGNMAHRPPVKGGYFPVPPVDSGSDIRAEMLDVIADMGVTVEKHHHEVAPSQHELGVKFDTLVKSADGMQIYKYAVQMVAHAYGKTATFMPKPVFGDNGSGMHTHQSIWRDGKPLFAGTGYADLSETALFYIGGIIRHARALNAFTNPSTNSYKRLVPGYEAPVLLAYSSRNRSASCRIPYATNPAGKRVEVRFPDPTANPYLAFAAMLMAGLDGIQNRIHPGDAMDKNLYDLPPEELKDVPTVCGSLRQALEALADDHEFLCKGDVMTEDMIEAYSALKWEEVHAYETAPHPIEFKMYYSS, encoded by the coding sequence ATGTCCAGCCCCGACAGCATCTTCCAGATGATCAAGGACCACGACGTCAAATATATCGATCTGCGGTTCACGGATCCGCGCGGCAAGTGGCAGCACATGGCCCACCCGATTTCGAACTTCGACGAGAGCGCCTTTACCGATGGCCTGATGTTCGACGGATCGTCCATTGCCGGCTGGAAGGCGATCAACGAATCAGACATGATTCTCCTGCCGGACGCCGGCGCGGCGACACTGGACCCCTTCTCGGCGCAGACCTCGCTGATTCTGTTCTGCGACGTGATCGACCCGTCGACCGGCCAGCCCTATGACCGTGACCCGCGCTCCACCGCCAAGCGCGCCGAGGCCTATCTGGCATCCAGCGGTATGGGCGACACCGCCTTTTTCGGCCCCGAGGCGGAGTTCTTCATCTTTGACGACGTGCGTTTTGACGTGGCCATGAACAACACCTTCTACGAGCTGTATTCGGAGGAAGGCCCCTATGCCACCGGCCGCGTCATGGCGGAAGGCAACATGGCCCACCGGCCACCGGTCAAGGGCGGCTATTTCCCCGTGCCGCCGGTGGATTCTGGAAGCGACATCCGGGCCGAGATGCTCGACGTCATCGCCGACATGGGCGTCACCGTGGAAAAGCACCATCACGAGGTGGCGCCGAGCCAGCACGAGTTGGGGGTCAAGTTCGACACCCTGGTGAAGTCCGCCGACGGCATGCAGATCTACAAGTATGCCGTGCAGATGGTGGCCCATGCCTATGGCAAGACCGCCACCTTCATGCCGAAGCCGGTTTTCGGCGACAATGGCTCCGGCATGCACACCCACCAGTCCATCTGGCGTGACGGCAAGCCACTGTTCGCCGGCACCGGCTATGCGGACCTGTCAGAGACAGCCCTGTTCTATATTGGCGGCATCATCCGCCATGCCCGGGCGCTGAACGCCTTCACCAACCCCAGCACCAACAGCTACAAGCGCCTGGTGCCGGGCTATGAGGCGCCGGTGCTCCTGGCCTATTCGTCGCGCAATCGCTCCGCCTCATGCCGAATACCCTATGCGACCAACCCGGCCGGCAAGCGCGTCGAAGTGCGCTTTCCCGATCCCACGGCCAATCCTTATCTGGCCTTCGCCGCCATGTTGATGGCCGGCCTCGATGGCATCCAGAATCGGATCCACCCCGGCGATGCCATGGACAAGAACCTATACGACCTGCCGCCGGAGGAGCTGAAGGACGTTCCGACGGTCTGTGGTTCTCTGCGCCAGGCCCTGGAGGCATTGGCCGATGACCACGAGTTCCTGTGCAAGGGCGACGTCATGACCGAAGACATGATTGAGGCCTATAGCGCGCTCAAGTGGGAAGAAGTTCATGCATACGAAACGGCGCCGCACCCCATCGAGTTCAAGATGTACTACTCAAGTTGA
- the parE gene encoding DNA topoisomerase IV subunit B — MNDLFDQSASGRRPRATAGTARKAGAGAPGKSAAGYSARDIEVLEGLEPVRRRPGMYVGGTDERALHHLAAEILDNAMDEAVAGHASRIEFSLAADGSVTVRDNGRGIPVDPHPRFKNRSALEVILTTLHSGGKFSGQAYKTSGGLHGVGLSVVNALSDRLRVEVIRDGKTWTQDYSRGVAKTRLKSTNGPANRRGTTITFHPDPDIFGGDARLRPDALYAMTRAKAYLYRGVEIRWSCDPATLAAKSQTPAEDTIRFPNGPRDYLQDELAGRTTLSAPFAGEADLPNDDGRLEWAIAWTESGDGFLHSFCNTVPTREGGSHEQGLRAAVAKALKAYGELTGNKRADRVTAEDALDGCGVILSLFINDPQFQGQTKERLGMPAAARLVETVLRDHLDHWLSADPKVADLLLERAIAQAELRLNRRQDREAARRAAGRKRRLPGKLADCTVGGADGTELFLVEGDSAGGSAKQARDRRTQAVLPLRGKILNIESASADKQRENQELADLEQALGCGGGGDYDEAALRYERIIIMTDADVDGAHIACLLMTYFYRRMPQLIHGGHLYLAVPPLYRLSRGGKILYARDDADRERLMQAEFAGNGKVEVSRFKGLGEMPPAQLRETTMAAQSRTLLRVTVPDARADAPAGGRRPRRKTGQEIAAGTEGMVETLMGRRPELRLAFIQEKARFARNLDL; from the coding sequence ATGAACGACCTGTTTGATCAGTCCGCATCCGGCCGCCGGCCCCGCGCCACGGCAGGCACCGCCAGGAAAGCCGGCGCAGGTGCGCCCGGCAAGAGTGCGGCCGGCTATTCGGCCCGTGACATCGAGGTGCTGGAAGGCCTGGAGCCGGTGCGCCGGCGGCCGGGCATGTATGTGGGTGGCACCGATGAACGGGCGCTGCATCATCTGGCTGCTGAAATCCTCGACAACGCCATGGACGAGGCGGTCGCCGGCCATGCCAGCCGGATCGAGTTCTCGCTCGCCGCCGACGGCTCGGTCACCGTGCGCGACAATGGTCGCGGCATACCGGTTGACCCGCACCCGCGTTTCAAGAACCGCTCCGCCCTGGAAGTCATCCTCACCACCCTGCACTCCGGCGGAAAGTTCTCCGGCCAGGCCTACAAGACCTCCGGCGGCCTGCACGGTGTCGGCCTGTCCGTCGTCAACGCCCTGTCGGACCGCCTGCGGGTGGAGGTGATCCGCGATGGCAAGACCTGGACCCAGGATTATTCGCGCGGCGTGGCAAAGACACGGCTGAAATCAACCAACGGTCCCGCCAACCGGCGCGGCACGACGATCACCTTTCACCCGGATCCGGATATTTTCGGCGGTGACGCCCGCCTGCGGCCGGACGCGCTCTATGCCATGACGCGGGCCAAGGCCTATCTCTATCGCGGCGTCGAAATCCGCTGGTCGTGTGATCCCGCCACACTAGCGGCAAAGAGCCAGACGCCGGCCGAAGACACAATTCGCTTTCCCAATGGTCCACGGGACTATCTGCAGGATGAGCTGGCCGGACGCACCACCCTGTCGGCCCCGTTTGCCGGTGAGGCAGACCTGCCGAATGACGATGGCCGGCTGGAATGGGCTATCGCCTGGACGGAGTCGGGAGACGGCTTTCTGCACAGTTTCTGCAACACCGTGCCGACCCGCGAGGGCGGCAGCCACGAGCAGGGATTGCGGGCGGCGGTGGCCAAGGCGTTGAAAGCCTATGGTGAACTGACCGGCAACAAGCGGGCGGATCGCGTCACGGCGGAAGATGCACTGGACGGCTGTGGCGTCATCCTGTCGCTGTTCATTAACGATCCCCAGTTCCAGGGTCAGACCAAAGAGCGCCTTGGCATGCCGGCCGCGGCGCGGCTTGTGGAAACCGTGCTGCGCGATCACCTGGACCACTGGCTGAGCGCCGACCCGAAGGTTGCGGACCTGCTGCTGGAGCGGGCCATTGCCCAGGCCGAGTTGCGTCTCAACCGGCGGCAGGACCGTGAGGCCGCGCGCCGCGCCGCCGGACGCAAGCGACGCCTGCCCGGTAAGCTGGCGGATTGCACCGTGGGCGGGGCCGACGGCACAGAGCTGTTCCTGGTGGAAGGCGACTCCGCCGGAGGCAGCGCCAAACAGGCGCGCGACCGCCGCACCCAGGCGGTGCTGCCGCTACGCGGCAAAATCCTCAACATCGAAAGTGCTTCGGCCGACAAGCAGCGGGAAAATCAGGAGTTGGCCGACCTGGAACAGGCTTTGGGCTGCGGCGGCGGCGGTGACTATGACGAAGCGGCCCTGCGCTATGAACGCATCATCATCATGACCGACGCCGATGTGGACGGAGCGCATATCGCCTGTCTGCTGATGACCTATTTCTACCGTCGTATGCCGCAGCTAATTCACGGCGGACATCTCTATCTGGCCGTGCCGCCGCTCTATCGCCTGTCCCGCGGCGGGAAGATCCTCTACGCCCGCGATGACGCCGACCGTGAAAGACTGATGCAGGCGGAGTTTGCCGGCAACGGCAAGGTTGAGGTCAGTCGCTTCAAAGGTCTGGGCGAAATGCCGCCGGCGCAACTGCGCGAGACCACCATGGCGGCGCAAAGCCGGACACTGCTGCGGGTGACCGTGCCCGACGCCAGGGCCGATGCACCGGCCGGCGGACGCCGGCCGCGCCGCAAGACCGGCCAGGAGATCGCCGCCGGCACCGAGGGGATGGTTGAGACCCTGATGGGCCGCCGGCCGGAGCTGCGTCTGGCTTTTATCCAGGAAAAAGCCCGCTTCGCCCGCAATCTTGACCTGTAG
- a CDS encoding DUF427 domain-containing protein gives MALLKAASDSRTSVRKPEKTISSKPAGKRITVMLGGETIARTTRALLYQESGHDPLYYVPREDVRTECLQRSDRKSYCPYKGDAVWWNVRVGDRVVADGAWSYPDIYDDYSPEIEGYIGFYGDKMDAYLIDELEAAAE, from the coding sequence ATGGCTCTTTTGAAAGCCGCCAGCGATTCACGCACGTCCGTACGCAAGCCTGAAAAGACCATTTCCAGCAAGCCGGCCGGCAAGCGCATCACCGTGATGCTTGGTGGCGAGACCATCGCCCGCACCACCCGCGCGCTGCTTTATCAGGAAAGCGGTCATGATCCGCTTTACTATGTTCCGCGCGAGGACGTTCGCACCGAATGCCTGCAGCGTTCCGACCGCAAGAGCTACTGTCCCTATAAGGGCGACGCGGTGTGGTGGAACGTCCGGGTCGGCGATCGCGTGGTGGCTGACGGCGCCTGGTCCTATCCCGACATCTATGACGACTACAGCCCGGAAATTGAGGGTTATATCGGCTTCTATGGCGACAAGATGGATGCCTATCTCATCGATGAACTGGAAGCGGCGGCTGAATAG